A genomic segment from Bacillota bacterium encodes:
- the secD gene encoding protein translocase subunit SecD, with amino-acid sequence MHKGNRIRLVVVLALLVAAGVLLYRMPLRLGLDLQGGVHVVLQAKGSDDVEVDEDLMQRVITVIDRRINALGVTEPVIQPEGVDRVIVELPGVHDHEEALRVIGRPAQLEFWDPYGNTVLTGADLADARQSFDNMGRPGVAVTFNRDGARKFAELTARSLGMQLPIVLDGEIISSPRVETIIPDGKAIISGAFTIEEAQELALQLRAGALPVPLEVLEVRNVGPSLGQESIDASLKAGIIGVLLVFLFMLLYYKLPGAVADLALAIYVVLVLGVFTALRATLTLPGIAGFILSIGMAVDANVIIFERLKEELAAGKRLRAAIDAGFHRALPAIADANITTLIAAVVLFIFGSGPIRGFAVTLGIGIVVSMFTAIVVTRLFLHLVVDRNPEKYAKYFGVRGLNQ; translated from the coding sequence ATGCACAAAGGAAACCGAATCAGACTGGTGGTGGTGTTAGCCTTGCTGGTCGCGGCCGGTGTTCTTCTGTACCGGATGCCCCTGCGACTGGGCCTAGACCTGCAAGGCGGTGTCCACGTGGTGCTGCAGGCGAAAGGCAGCGACGATGTGGAAGTGGATGAGGATTTGATGCAGCGGGTGATTACAGTCATCGATCGCCGGATCAATGCCCTGGGGGTTACCGAGCCGGTGATTCAACCGGAGGGCGTGGATCGGGTGATTGTGGAATTACCGGGGGTCCATGATCATGAAGAGGCACTGCGGGTGATTGGTCGTCCTGCCCAATTGGAGTTTTGGGATCCCTATGGCAATACGGTGCTGACCGGGGCGGATCTGGCCGATGCACGACAGAGTTTTGACAACATGGGGCGGCCGGGGGTCGCGGTCACCTTCAACAGGGATGGGGCCCGGAAATTCGCCGAACTGACGGCCCGCTCCCTGGGGATGCAATTACCCATCGTCCTGGACGGAGAGATCATCAGTAGTCCTCGGGTAGAAACCATCATCCCCGACGGAAAAGCGATTATCTCCGGGGCCTTCACCATTGAAGAGGCCCAGGAGTTGGCCCTTCAGTTGAGGGCCGGAGCCTTGCCGGTACCCCTGGAGGTCCTGGAAGTACGCAATGTGGGTCCCAGCCTGGGCCAAGAGTCCATTGATGCCAGCTTGAAGGCCGGAATCATTGGTGTTCTTTTAGTCTTTCTCTTCATGCTTCTTTATTACAAACTGCCCGGTGCTGTGGCGGACCTAGCGTTGGCCATCTATGTGGTCCTGGTGTTGGGTGTGTTCACTGCCTTGCGGGCCACCTTGACCCTGCCGGGAATCGCGGGTTTCATCCTGTCTATTGGGATGGCGGTGGATGCCAACGTTATCATCTTTGAACGGCTGAAGGAGGAACTGGCCGCAGGCAAGCGGCTGCGGGCGGCCATTGATGCGGGATTCCATCGGGCCTTGCCCGCCATTGCCGATGCTAATATCACCACCCTCATTGCCGCGGTGGTATTGTTCATTTTCGGTAGTGGACCGATACGCGGCTTTGCGGTGACCTTGGGGATCGGTATTGTGGTCAGTATGTTTACCGCCATCGTGGTGACAAGACTATTCTTGCATCTGGTGGTGGATCGGAATCCGGAGAAGTATGCCAAGTACTTCGGGGTGAGGGGGTTGAATCAATGA
- the yajC gene encoding preprotein translocase subunit YajC → MLGLFYLMLIRPQQKQQKQRQEMLGNLKKGDRVITIGGIYGEIVKISDDDVTLKIADNVNIRVTKGGVGRVLSE, encoded by the coding sequence ATGTTGGGACTTTTTTACCTCATGTTGATCCGGCCCCAGCAAAAGCAGCAAAAGCAACGGCAAGAGATGCTCGGCAACCTGAAAAAGGGCGATCGGGTGATTACCATCGGTGGTATCTATGGGGAAATTGTTAAGATCAGCGATGATGATGTGACCTTGAAGATTGCCGACAACGTAAACATCCGGGTCACCAAAGGCGGTGTCGGCCGGGTGCTTAGCGAATAG
- a CDS encoding HD domain-containing protein, translating to MPVTLATIKQNHTINTFLRQADRNLAILGLTEHGFRHANLVAQIAGNVLERLEYPPREVELAQVAGYCHDIGNLISRANHGGFGACLLFPILKELGMSDEESAIIISAVGNHEEEVGTAVTPVSAALILADKSDVHRTRVRNPDQATYDIHDRVNFAAVRSFVNVDKEKRTVALELTIEREICPVMDYFEIFLSRMVMCRRAAELLDCQFKLEINGASLL from the coding sequence TTGCCGGTCACCCTTGCCACGATCAAGCAAAACCACACCATCAACACCTTTCTGCGTCAGGCGGACCGGAATCTAGCCATCTTGGGCTTGACGGAACACGGGTTCCGGCATGCCAATTTGGTGGCGCAGATCGCGGGGAACGTACTGGAACGCTTAGAGTATCCCCCGCGCGAGGTGGAGTTGGCACAGGTCGCCGGCTATTGCCATGACATCGGTAACCTGATTAGCCGGGCCAATCACGGGGGCTTTGGGGCCTGTTTGTTGTTTCCCATTCTGAAAGAGCTGGGGATGTCCGACGAAGAGAGCGCGATCATCATTTCCGCGGTGGGTAACCACGAGGAGGAAGTGGGTACTGCGGTTACGCCAGTGTCGGCGGCGTTGATCCTCGCGGACAAAAGCGATGTGCACAGGACGCGGGTGCGTAACCCCGATCAGGCCACCTATGATATCCACGACCGGGTGAATTTCGCCGCGGTGCGCTCCTTTGTGAACGTAGACAAGGAAAAGAGGACCGTAGCTTTGGAGCTTACCATCGAGCGGGAGATCTGCCCGGTGATGGACTACTTTGAGATCTTTCTTTCCCGGATGGTGATGTGTCGACGCGCCGCGGAGCTTTTGGACTGTCAGTTTAAGTTGGAGATTAACGGCGCTAGTCTTCTGTAG